In Haliotis asinina isolate JCU_RB_2024 chromosome 15, JCU_Hal_asi_v2, whole genome shotgun sequence, one DNA window encodes the following:
- the LOC137265999 gene encoding hephaestin-like protein: MEVQSILIGWLALTLPPRCATVERVFYIAAVEREWNYAPTGKNIINPQDQGTADKYLVNGKNRIGSVYTKTIYRSYTDATYHTEIPSPSWLGLYGPIIRGEIGDTITVYFRNNGSREFSIHPHGLFYKKDSESAIYMDGTSGHFKYDDIVMPGSDVTLTWQVHPDDAPGQDDPACIPYVYHSHVDTPPDTNTGLIGVISVCKPGTLDAKGQRKDVDEEYFIVAKVFDENANWMTSRNLQKCGDPAECQRLLDNEDEDFLESNLMYTFNGYVFAQLPDLLACSGDKVAWHVIGMGNEIDIHSIEFHGQIVQTEQTSDDNIQVFPAVFKTGMMTVGSPGHWIIGCMVTDHFAGGMNAYFIVEDCGAQTSQKLPGNTRNYYVAIEEEEWNYGPSDMDKYNGGKLSEPGSKAEPYFDQTTARIGGRYRKARFQEYGDIVFLTRKTSHDTSLGILGPVLRAEAGDDVRIVIKNKGSRPFSFTGHGLTYTQGAGEMTGHSVHVNPGSIHVYNQHVPDDTVGPNDPDCIVKIYYSAEISDVNSGLIGPLVLCRRGALDKVTGRQKYMDKEFFLLFSAFDENKSWYLDANIKNYLTSAVNKYDADFIESNVMRGINGRSFGNLDGLDMCVGDNVTWHILSYGSEVNVQAPYFHGNTFSIGKRHRDVGTLIAAETHSLYMKPDNPGVWAVRSATNIMTDTGVTALYTVNPCGTTQTGADDADSGVTRRYNIAVEEVNWDYSPRETSLINGVDLNDPRAAFIFVRDDENFIGDTYKKALYREYTDNTFTNRKPRTQEDIHLGIMGPVIKAEVGDTIEVTLKNLASREYSIHPHGVFYNKSNEGTAYNNGHDGGALPGKTRVFTWYVPPRSGPGSKDPNCIPWLYTSGIEPTRDTYAGLIGPVVICRKGTLDSNNKRTDVNREFALLFSIFNENKSWYLSDNVAKHAPGRVGTDYGDDGDFEESNLFHSINGFLTGNNVGLTTHLNDTVAWYLLSSGSELDMHTIHFHGQTFSHVSNNNHRTDVIELYPGEAEEVEMRAHDVGTWILHCHVLDHISAGMETTYTVLP; the protein is encoded by the exons ATGGAGGTTCAGAGTATTCTGATAGGGTGGCTGGCCCTGACGTTACCCCCCAGGTGTGCGACTGTCGAGAGGGTGTTCTATATAGCGGCTGTAGAGAGGGAATGGAACTATGCACCCACGGGGAAAAACATCATCAACCCACAGGATCAGGG AACTGCGGACAAGTACCTGGTGAATGGCAAGAACCGTATTGGCAGCGTGTACACCAAGACCATATACAGATCGTACACAGACGCCACCTACCACACTGAGATCCCAAGTCCTTCCTGGCTCGGGCTGTATGGACCAATCATAAGGGGAGAAATCGGTGACACCATCACAGTTTACTTTCGGAACAATGGATCACGGGAGTTTTCTATACATCCACATGGGCTCTTTTATAAGAAAGACAGTGAAA GTGCAATATACATGGATGGCACATCCGGGCACTTTAAGTATGATGACATAGTTATGCCCGGATCTGACGTCACGCTGACCTGGCAAGTACACCCTGACGATGCCCCAGGTCAAGACGACCCCGCCTGTATACCATATGTGTACCACTCACATGTGGATACACCTCCCGATACCAACACAGGGCTGATTGGTGTCATCTCCGTCTGTAAGCCAG GAACGTTGGATGCCAAAGGTCAAAGAAAGGACGTGGATGAAGAATATTTCATTGTTGCCAAAGTATTTGACGAAAATGCAAACTGGATGACATCCCGAAATTTACAGAAGTGTGGAGATCCTGCTGAGTGCCAGAGGCTGCTTGACAACGAGGACGAGGACTTCCTGGAGAGCAACCTCATGTACACATTCAACGGCTACGTGTTTGCGCAACTTCCGGATCTTCTGGCCTGTTCAGGGGACAAGGTCGCTTGGCACGTGATCGGCATGGGCAACGAAATCGACATCCACTCAATCGAGTTCCATGGTCAGATAGTGCAGACTGAGCAGACTAG TGACGACAACATCCAGGTGTTCCCGGCTGTGTTCAAGACGGGCATGATGACAGTTGGATCCCCCGGACACTGGATAATAGGCTGTATGGTCACCGATCATTTCGCGG GTGGTATGAATGCATACTTCATCGTAGAAGATTGCGGGGCTCAGACATCACAAAAGTTGCCTGGAAACACACGAAACTACTATGTCGCCATAGAGGAAGAAGAGTGGAATTATGGACCTTCCGACATGGATAAATATAATGGCGGCAAGTTGAGCGAACCCGGCAG CAAGGCGGAACCTTATTTCGATCAAACTACTGCTCGCATCGGAGGTAGATACAGGAAGGCACGGTTCCAGGAGTATGGTGACATTGTCTTTTTAACCCGAAAGACATCTCATGATACATCGCTTGGAATTCTGGGACCGGTGTTACGAGCGGAAGCTGGGGATGACGTCAGGATTGTCATTAAGAACAAAGGCAGCAGACCATTCTCGTTTACTGGTCATGGGTTGACGTACACACAAGGTGCAGGTGAAATGACAG GCCACTCTGTGCATGTCAACCCTGGCTCCATCCACGTGTACAATCAGCACGTACCCGATGACACTGTTGGCCCAAATGACCCAGACTGCATCGTGAAGATATACTACTCGGCGGAAATAAGTGACGTCAATTCCGGCCTGATAGGACCTCTAGTTCTGTGTCGGAGGGGTGCTTTGGACAAAGTCACTGGGAGACAG AAGTACATGGACAAGGAGTTCTTCCTGCTCTTTAGTGCATTTGATGAAAACAAGTCTTGGTACTTAGATGCCAACATCAAGAATTACTTAACCTCCGCTGTCAACAAGTACGACGCCGACTTCATTGAGAGCAACGTTATGCGTG GCATCAATGGACGGAGTTTCGGAAACTTGGACGGATTGGACATGTGTGTCGGTGACAATGTCACGTGGCACATACTTTCTTACGGATCTGAAGTTAATGTGCAGGCACcatatttccatggcaacacatTCAGTATTGGCAAAAGACATCGAGACGTGGGTACTTTGATAGCTGCTGAGACACACTCACTCTACATgaagccagacaatccag GCGTCTGGGCCGTGAGGTCTGCAACCAACATCATGACAGATACCGGCGTGACAGCTTTGTATACAGTCAACCCATGCGGTACAACCCAAACTGGAGCCGACGACGCAGACAGCGGCGTCACGAGACGGTACAACATTGCCGTCGAGGAAGTGAACTGGGACTACTCACCACGCGAAACAAGCCTTATCAACGGTGTTGATCTAAATGATCCGAGGGC CGCTTTCATATTCGTGAGAGATGACGAAAACTTCATCGGGGATACGTACAAGAAGGCTTTGTACAGGGAATATACTGATAATACGTTCACCAACCGGAAGCCACGAACCCAGGAAGACATCCATTTAGGAATTATGGGTCCAGTGATTAAAGCGGAAGTTGGTGATACAATTGAAGTAACTCTAAAGAACCTTGCTAGCAGGGAGTACTCAATTCACCCACATGGGGTATTCTATAATAAGTCCAACGAAGGCACAGCCTACAACAACGGGCATGACGGAGGCGCCCTGCCGGGTAAGACGCGCGTGTTCACGTGGTACGTACCACCGCGCTCTGGGCCCGGCAGTAAAGACCCTAACTGTATTCCTTGGCTGTACACATCCGGTATCGAGCCAACAAGAGACACATATGCAGGACTTATCGGTCCAGTTGTGATCTGCAGAAAGGGCACACTCGACTCAAACAACAAGCGCACGGACGTAAATAGGGAATTCGCccttttgttcagtatatttaatgaaaacaaaagttGGTATTTATCAGACAACGTAGCAAAACATGCCCCTGGAAGAGTTGGCACCGACTATGGTGATGATGGAGACTTTGAGGAGAGCAACCTCTTTCACTCCATTAACGGTTTCTTGACTGGCAACAACGTTGGTCTGACCACACATCTCAATGACACCGTCGCTTGGTACCTGTTGTCTTCAGGGTCGGAGTTAGATATGCACACCATTCACTTCCATGGCCAAACTTTCTCACATGTCAGCAACAACAATCATCGTACTGACGTCATCGAACTGTACCCCGGTGAGGCAGAGGAGGTGGAGATGCGCGCACATGATGTAGGTACATGGATCCTTCATTGTCATGTATTGGATCACATCAGTGCTGGTATGGAGACAACGTACACCGTGTTGCCATAG
- the LOC137266000 gene encoding uncharacterized protein, producing MEYYRYLVAWTILLLWIYPAIGQDICTSTSFYLHRNNTICPNRGDVDIFLKYGFQPDAVPRDLSGYVPRLLHEDSVVHHVDSNKAFVMVGSGHEGVVYRAEIKDSRTPIIVKTLMNKNFHQIFHEARILTYLDDVPFVPDVVGLLPTGPSMNNLSIVSEYIKNSSTIGVWFNNSHKVSGCQWLNISYQIAGGLRHINEKYVLHNDLHHKNILIQWRGSDPKVYFIDFGDSTFRHGRAVKNFNPYDNKSRHIYLPPEVSYDQSTPASDIYSAGQNIQTIGRLAKIDKLIYLASECMKKDSDSRISVRVLEEALLDLLRKSCPLSPDSSKQRHSHTHQPCSGKHRAFHHLSLPILLLKDFTIYKRPMIFQGWHLARYNPTKEAVVIRTFKRVSFRYIRHCARVSLYLNDTSYVPLFKGVVFMGPLLADMALVHKGVSESVTLSNVVHDRNSFNEVQRVNLLREVAKALVVFNQRHLGCTRLHTDDILINFVNNRPSIKFISLGRIHYGRNPKVKYKLTRKPRYIGGRSHRYRNRIRFSSMIQQLLPEFYDQLNEQSSANASSQIAMDINSVSDWMFSIS from the exons ATGGAATATTACAGATACTTGGTAGCATGGACCATTCTGCTGCTGTGGATCTACCCTGCGATTG GTCAAGACATTTGCACAAGCACATCATTCTATCTTCATCGAAATAACACAATCTGCCCCAATCGGGGCGACGTGGACATCTTCCTGAAGTATGGGTTTCAACCTGATGCTGTCCCGAGGGATCTGTCCGGCTATGTTCCCCGTCTGCTCCATGAGGACTCCGTCGTCCACCACGTAGACAGTAATAAGGCCTTTGTCATGGTTGGCAGCGGCCATGAGGGCGTGGTGTACAGAGCAGAGATTAAGGATTCCAGAACACCCATCATTGTCAAGACATTGATGAACAAGAACTTTCATCAAATCTTCCACGAGGCACGGATTCTGACCTACCTAGATGACGTTCCTTTCGTTCCAGACGTTGTTGGTCTTCTGCCAACTGGACCGAGTATGAATAACTTGTCAATAGTGTCAGAGTATATAAAAAATAGTTCTACAATTGGCGTGTGGTTCAACAATTCCCATAAAGTCAGTGGCTGCCAGTGGTTAAACATTTCCTATCAAATAGCAGGTGGGCTGAGACACATAAACGAAAAGTATGTTCTCCATAACGATCTTCACCACAAAAATATCCTCATCCAATGGAGAGGGTCGGACCCAAAGGTTTACTTCATTGACTTCGGGGACTCTACGTTCCGACATGGTAGAGCTGTTAAGAACTTCAACCCATATGACAACAAATCTCGTCACATTTACCTCCCACCGGAAGTGTCTTACGACCAGTCAACTCCAGCAAGTGATATATATAGCGCTGGTCAAAACATCCAAACTATTGGGCGTCTGGCTAAAATAGACAAGCTTATTTACCTGGCGTCTGAGTGCATGAAAAAGGATTCGGACTCCAGAATATCCGTGAGGGTCCTTGAGGAGGCTCTCCTCGATCTTCTACGGAAATCCTGCCCATTATCTCCCGATAGCTCAAAGCAAAGACATTCACATACTCATCAACCCTGCAGTGGGAAACACCGCGCTTTTCATCATCTGTCATTACCCATCTTGTTACTAAAGGACTTTACAATTTATAAAAGACCTATGATATTCCAAGGTTGGCATCTAGCGAGATATAATCCTACAAAGGAGGCAGTAGTGATTCGAACGTTTAAAAGGGTAAGCTTTAGATATATTCGTCATTGTGCGAGAGTGAGCTTGTATTTGAATGACACGAGTTATGTACCTTTGTTCAAGGGCGTTGTATTTATGGGGCCTTTGTTGGCTGACATGGCGCTGGTGCACAAGGGTGTGAGTGAAAGTGTTACGCTGTCAAACGTTGTCCACGACCGAAATTCTTTCAATGAAGTTCAGAGAGTAAACTTGCTGAGGGAGGTTGCAAAAGCACTCGTTGTGTTTAATCAAAGACATCTTGGGTGTACCCGCTTGCACACAGACGACATTCTTATAAACTTTGTAAATAACAGACCCTCAATCAAATTTATCAGTCTTGGTCGAATACACTATGGACGAAATCCCAAGGTCAAGTATAAATTAACCAGAAAACCGAGATATATTGGAGGAAGGAGCCATCGCTATCGCAACCGAATCCGGTTTTCTAGCATGATACAGCAATTGCTTCCTGAATTCTACGACCAACTGAACGAACAGAGCTCAGCAAATGCGTCATCTCAGATAGCCATGGATATCAATTCTGTCTCCGATTGGATGTTTTCTATTAGCTAA